From Pelmatolapia mariae isolate MD_Pm_ZW linkage group LG1, Pm_UMD_F_2, whole genome shotgun sequence, one genomic window encodes:
- the LOC134619926 gene encoding UDP-glucuronosyltransferase 2C1-like — MRVLCCCTAFLLFILIPKACEGGNILVYPSEGSHWINMEILLKALHSRGHNITILRSSKSWYIKDNSSYYSAFTVPVENTLDQTFITKIVAEIIEFERGALPLISFLHMSVGMFGTFIDAHKGVGAVVTAMLDDSELMRKLKDSKFDLLLADPCWGGAIILAKYLNLPLVYNVRWLIAAESHFSIAPSPLSYIPITGTGNTDKMTFLQRVTNMLLHIITQIQNDLLVRLVYQKLTDKYLGPGYDFNELMIDADIWLMRVDFVFEYPRPTMPNVVYIGGFQCKPAKPLPQHLEDFVQSSGEHGFILMSLGTFVTELPADITNEIAAAFAKLPQKVIWKYKGNRPATLGNNTLLVDWMPQNDLLGHPKIKLFVAHGGTNGVQEALYHGVPVVGIPVFFDQHDNLLRMKERGGGKILTLATVDKDNNFLKAIEEVLNDPSYRGNMQRLSRLHRDKPVMPLDNALFWIEFVMRHKGAAHLKAESYRMPWYCYHSVDVVLFLSGAMLLVLLTTFYFIRCIYTGMCKYKVKHD, encoded by the coding sequence ATGAGGGtgctctgctgctgcactgctTTCCTGCTGTTCATCCTTATTCCCAAAGCCTGTGAAGGAGGCAACATCTTGGTCTATCCTTCTGAAGGCAGCCACTGGATAAACATGGAAATTCTACTAAAGGCTTTGCACTCTAGAGGACACAATATCACCATTCTGCGTTCTAGTAAAAGCTGGTATATAAAAGATAATTCATCTTATTACAGTGCCTTTACAGTTCCAGTGGAAAACACCTTGGATCAGACATTCATCACAAAGATTGTAGCTGAGATCATAGAATTTGAACGAGGAGCCCTCCCCTTGATTAGTTTTCTCCACATGAGTGTGGGGATGTTTGGCACATTTATTGATGCCCACAAAGGTGTAGGTGCAGTAGTAACAGCAATGCTAGATGACAGTGAGTTGATGAGAAAATTGAAAGACAGCAAGTTTGACCTGCTACTCGCTGACCCCTGCTGGGGTGGTGCAATCATTCTGGCCAAATATTTGAACCTTCCTTTGGTTTATAATGTTCGCTGGCTTATAGCTGCGGAGTCACATTTTTCTATAGCTCCTTCACCATTGTCTTATATTCCTATAACAGGAACTGGGAATACTGACAAGATGACCTTTTTGCAGAGAGTTACAAACATGCTTTTGCACATAATAACCCAAATACAAAATGACCTCTTAGTTAGACTAGTATACCAGAAATTAACTGACAAATATCTTGGGCCTGGTTATGATTTTAATGAGTTAATGATCGATGCAGACATTTGGCTGATGAGAGTGGACTTTGTGTTTGAGTACCCACGTCCCACAATGCCTAATGTTGTTTATATTGGAGGGTTCCAGTGCAAACCTGCTAAACCTCTGCCTCAGCACTTGGAGGACTTTGTGCAGAGTTCTGGAGAGCATGGCTTCATCCTCATGTCTCTGGGGACATTTGTGACTGAACTTCCTGCTGATATAACAAATGAGATCGCTGCAGCTTTTGCTAAACTACCACAGAAAGTCATCTGGAAGTATAAAGGTAATAGACCAGCCACTCTGGGTAATAACACTTTACTGGTGGACTGGATGCCACAGAATGACCTTTTAGGACatccaaaaataaaactgtttgtgGCACATGGAGGAACAAATGGAGTCCAAGAAGCCCTGTATCACGGAGTCCCAGTTGTGGGTATACCTGTGTTTTTTGACCAACATGACAACCTGCTACGTAtgaaagagagaggaggaggcaaAATACTTACATTAGCTACAGTGGACAAAGACAACAACTTCCTGAAGGCCATAGAGGAAGTCCTGAATGATCCCTCCTACAGGGGGAACATGCAGAGACTTTCCAGGCTACACAGAGATAAACCAGTAATGCCACTGGATAACGCCCTCTTCTGGATAGAGTTTGTCATGAGGCACAAAGGAGCAGCTCACCTGAAAGCAGAGTCCTACAGAATGCCCTGGTATTGCTACCACTCTGTAGATGTAGTTTTGTTCCTGTCTGGAGCTATGCTGCTTGTGCTTTTAACTACTTTCTACTTCATTAGGTGTATATACACTGGGATGTGTAAATATAAAGTGAAACATGACTAA
- the LOC134630856 gene encoding UDP-glucuronosyltransferase 2C1-like, whose amino-acid sequence MFLSLASILSFLTVFIPVAHSGKILIFPHDGSHWVNMRVLVEELHLQGHNVTVIRNADSWYISKTSPHYNVITVDVDGGGNEDFFRAFVSEVIKIKRSMGSAWSHFALQMELKDKFYELHKKVCEVIVFIFENEDLMKSLKDAKYDVVLTDPANGGGVLLAHYLGVPLVFNARWTVHGEAHFAIAPSPLSYVPLSPSELTDHMTFFGRVQNMLFYITRMHLYKQIVEPHYSVLSNRYIGPGVHYFSLFQAADLWLMRVDFIFEFPRPTMPNVVYMGGFQCKPAKPLPQHLEEFVQSSGDHGVIIMSLGTLIGELPSDLAEEIAAAFGELPQKVIWRYKGNKPALLGNNTLLVDWMPQNDLLGHPSIKLFVSHGGTNGIYEAIYHGVPIVGIPIIFDQADNLSRMRAKGVAKVLDVSDLDRKIFKNAIQEVLNEPSYTINMQRLSRLHRDQPMKPLDRAIFWIEFVMRHKGAAHLRTESYKLPWYFYYSLDVILFLLTSALLTLLFFVMLLWFCFRLCLKRKAKSD is encoded by the coding sequence ATGTTTTTGTCACTGGCTTCCATCCTCTcttttttgactgtttttattCCTGTCGCACATTCTGGAAAAATTCTGATATTTCCACATGATGGAAGCCACTGGGTGAACATGAGAGTACTTGTTGAAGAGCTCCATTTGCAGGGACACAATGTGACAGTGATTCGGAATGCAGACAGCTGGTACATCAGTAAAACGTCTCCACATTACAATGTAATCACAGTGGATGTTGATGGTGGTGGAAATGAAGATTTTTTTCGTGCATTTGTCTCTGAGGTTATTAAAATTAAGCGAAGCATGGGGTCTGCATGGTCTCACTTTGCTTTACAAATGGAGTTAAAAGACAAATTCTatgaactgcacaaaaaagtctgtgaagtgattgtgttcatctttgaaaATGAAGATTTAATGAAGTCCTTAAAAGATGCCAAGTATGATGTGGTTTTGACAGATCCTGCTAATGGCGGAGGAGTGTTGCTGGCACATTACCTTGGCGTGCCATTGGTGTTCAATGCTCGATGGACTGTTCATGGTGAGGCCCACTTTGCTATTGCGCCCTCTCCACTTTCCTATGTTCCACTATCACCTTCAGAGTTAACGGATCACATGACCTTCTTTGGGAGGGTCCAGAACATGTTATTTTACATCACGAGAATGCATCTGTACAAGCAAATAGTTGAACCACATTATTCTGTATTATCAAATCGTTACATTGGACCAGGTGTGCATTATTTCTCCCTTTTTCAAGCTGCAGATTTGTGGCTAATGAGAGTGGACTTTATTTTTGAGTTTCCACGACCCACCATGCctaatgttgtttatatgggaGGTTTCCAGTGTAAACCTGCAAAACCTCTTCCACAACACTTAGAGGAGTTTGTGCAGAGTTCTGGAGATCATGGAGTTATCATTATGTCACTAGGGACTTTGATTGGAGAACTTCCCTCTGACTTAGCTGAAGAGATTGCTGCAGCTTTTGGCGAGTTACCTCAGAAAGTGATCTGGAGGTATAAAGGTAACAAACCAGCCCTTCTAGGCAACAATACATTACTAGTTGACTGGATGCCACAGAATGACCTGCTAGGACATCCAAGTATTAAACTATTTGTAAGTCATGGGGGAACTAATGGGATTTATGAGGCTATATATCATGGGGTTCCAATAGTTGGCATTCCCATTATTTTTGATCAAGCTGACAACTTATCCCGAATGAGAGCAAAAGGTGTTGCGAAGGTTTTGGATGTTTCAGATTTGGAcaggaaaatatttaaaaatgcaatacAGGAAGTCCTTAATGAACCATCCTACACAATAAACATGCAGAGGCTCTCCAGGCTACACAGAGATCAGCCAATGAAGCCACTGGATCGTGCTATCTTTTGGATTGAGTTTGTCATGAGACATAAAGGTGCAGCTCATCTAAGGACTGAGTCCTACAAACTGCCCTGGTATTTCTACTACTCTCTAGATGTCATATTATTTTTACTAACAAGTGCACTACTtacattgttattttttgttatgtTACTATGGTTTTGCTTTAGATTgtgtttgaaaagaaaagcaaaatctGACTAA
- the LOC134630867 gene encoding UDP-glucuronosyltransferase 2B17-like, whose protein sequence is MNVIIQELHLRGHQVSVVRSTDSWYIKESSPFYTSITLDMESGFDEDFLTAFIAELLDIQKGGMSVWKRFKLEMELAKKTSEMQKKQSKLTEGLFENKELIQSLKDAEYDLVLTDPATPTGAILAQYLKLPLVFNVRWTSQGEGHFSIAPSPLSYVPIVGSELSDKMSFFERLLNVLIFGFAEYQIAQYLLPHYENLIEKYFGPDTDYLSMFQADLWLMRVDFVFEFPRPTMPNVIYMGGFQCKPAKLLPQHLEDFVQSSGEHGVILMSLGTLIGELPPDLAEAITAAFAKLPQKVIWRYKGDRPGTLGNNTLLVDWMPQSDLLGHPKIKLFVAHGGTNGVQEAIYHGVPILGLPLVFDQHDNLFRIKERGAGKVIDVFTMNEDIFFQGIMEVLTDPSYRMNMQRLSRLHRDQPIKPLDNALFWIEFVMRHKGAAHLRTESYKLPWYSYHSVDVILFLAAVVLVILGTFAILIKCLCSMFLRTKRKRD, encoded by the coding sequence ATGAATGTCATTATTCAGGAGCTACATCTAAGGGGCCACCAGGTTTCCGTTGTGCGTTCAACAGACAGCTGGTACATCAAGGAATCCTCCCCATTCTATACTTCAATTACGCTCGATATGGAGTCAGGGTTTGATGAAGACTTTTTAACAGCATTTATTGCGGAACTGTTGGACATCCAGAAGGGAGGGATGTCTGTCTGGAAACGCTTTAAACTGGAAAtggaactagcaaaaaaaacctctgaaatgcaaaagaaacaaagcaaatTGACTGAAGGGCTTTTTGAAAACAAAGAGCTTATACAGTCACTAAAGGATGCAGAATATGATCTTGTCCTGACAGATCCTGCCACACCAACAGGTGCCATACTTGCCCAATACCTCAAGTTGCctcttgtttttaatgttagatGGACTAGTCAGGGTGAAGGCCATTTTTCAATTGCACCATCTCCTCTCTCTTATGTTCCCATAGTAGGGAGTGAGCTATCTGATAAAATGAGCTTTTTTGAGAGGCTGCTAAATGTCCTAATTTTTGGTTTCGCAGAATATCAGATTGCCCAGTATTTGCTACCACATTATGAGAACCTCATTGAAAAATATTTTGGTCCAGACACAGACTACTTATCCATGTTTCAAGCTGACCTGTGGCTAATGAGAGTGGATTTTGTGTTTGAGTTTCCTCGCCCCACCATGCCTAATGTTATCTATATGGGAGGGTTCCAGTGCAAACCAGCAAAACTGCTTCCGCAACATTTGGAGGACTTTGTGCAGAGTTCTGGAGAACATGGTGTGATCCTCATGTCTCTGGGAACTTTGATTGGAGAACTACCCCCTGACTTAGCTGAAGCGATCACTGCAGCTTTTGCAAAATTACCCCAGAAAGTCATTTGGCGGTATAAAGGTGACAGGCCAGGCACTCTGGGTAACAACACTTTGCTGGTGGACTGGATGCCACAGAGTGACCTATTAGGGCAtcctaaaataaaactttttgtgGCTCATGGGGGAACAAATGGTGTTCAAGAAGCTATTTATCATGGAGTCCCTATTTTAGGACTTCCTCTGGTTTTTGATCAACATGATAATTTATTTAGAATCAAAGAAAGAGGAGCAGGGAAAGTCATAGATGTTTTTACTATGAATGAAGACATTTTCTTTCAAGGTATTATGGAAGTCCTGACTGATCCCTCCTACAGGATGAACATGCAGAGACTTTCCAGGCTGCACAGAGATCAGCCAATAAAGCCACTGGACAATGCCCTCTTCTGGATAGAGTTCGTCATGAGACACAAAGGTGCAGCTCACTTAAGAACTGAATCCTACAAACTGCCCTGGTATTCCTACCACTCTGTAGATGTGATACTTTTCTTAGCTGCAGTTGTGCTGGTTATTCTGGGCACCTTTGCTATCTTAATAAAATGCCTATGCTCTATGTTCCTGAGGACAAAGCGTAAACgtgattaa